A segment of the Daphnia pulex isolate KAP4 chromosome 10, ASM2113471v1 genome:
CGGCCGAATGGGAAGTGATGGAAAGAGAAAGGtacaataagaaacaaaaaactgaaagGACGAATAATGAGAAAAAGCGACTAATGAGTAAGTGACTAATGAACACGAAATGAAGGAATGAAACAATATTCCGTTAAGAACACTAGTCCACCAGCGTATGGAAATTACGGTTTCTTGGCCGCGAGACGCGTCGAGCGACGAGGACCGGCCGGTGATGTGTCAGCGGGAGCCGCGGGAACAGGAGGAGCTGCTGTCgtcggagaagaagatgaaaccgGAGGACGGACACCATTAGGCGCCGGAGACGGGCTATGAGGTACGGACGTAGGGGAATGCAAgcgaagaagacgacgattACGACGGAATAGCCGACCAGCGGGGGTCTTTACCAAATAGTCCCTGAATGCGTCAACTTCCACGATGACTCCCGGAGTTTTCCAGCGTTTGGAATCGTGATGCTGAATGACGACGTGATCACCGACGTGAAGGGCGGGAAGTGGGCGTGTGGTGTGGTTGTAATGGAGGGTACGAAGTTCTCTGGCGCGGAGTGCGCGTTTTTCGAGAATTCCGGCAGCCTTCTGCCACTCAGGCGCAAACGAACGACGATGTGCAGGGATGAGGTCACGAGAGGGCCGGTTAAAGACCACCTGAGAAGGGGATGCGCCTCCGGCAATGGGAGCATtacggaagaggag
Coding sequences within it:
- the LOC124205984 gene encoding uncharacterized protein LOC124205984, with the translated sequence MAVKSCPSCSERLPSNPSEPLLPHKPASRPFEFIFADLGTFRGRDFWIVADQFSGWPQVYPFPDTNTSTRRITDALRSFFTCGAGAPVKLWSDGGPQFKSDEYLTFLREWDISHGRSSPHHPKSNGYAEAAVKSMKKLIAGSWTSGSFDLDKFGKGLLLFRNAPIAGGASPSQVVFNRPSRDLIPAHRRSFAPEWQKAAGILEKRALRARELRTLHYNHTTRPLPALHVGDHVVIQHHDSKRWKTPGVIVEVDAFRDYLVKTPAGRLFRRNRRLLRLHSPTSVPHSPSPAPNGVRPPVSSSSPTTAAPPVPAAPADTSPAGPRRSTRLAAKKP